In a genomic window of Candidatus Thiothrix sulfatifontis:
- a CDS encoding NAD(P)/FAD-dependent oxidoreductase, giving the protein MKPFDRRTFLKTLMAGAAIGSVGFPMVGKAASQRIVVIGGGTGGATVAKYLRRLDNTLDVTLIEKNAIYTTCYMSNEVLSGERTLESLQFNYDGLKAHGVKIVIDEVTGIDYAGQLVLTKGGSYPYDRCVVSPGIDFRYDQIAGYSEAAIATIPHAWKAGPQTLVLRDQLHAMPNGGTVVIAAPPNPYRCPPAPYERASQIAYYLKQHKPNSKVIILDPKPSFTKQALFEQAWTELYGYGTDNALLEWWSGDTKAAGVVEVDVASRTAITEFGERVQASVLNLIPPQKAGKLAFDTDLVDGTGWCPVNKLTFESTRHANVHVIGDACMADSLPKSGFAANSEAKVCASAIHALLNGGELESPSFSNGCYSLVGKDYAISVVGVYRLSDDGKLVENIPGSGGVSSATATAQDRLFDASYAYSWYNNFTQDVFR; this is encoded by the coding sequence ATGAAACCTTTTGACCGCAGAACTTTCTTGAAAACCTTGATGGCAGGTGCAGCCATCGGTAGCGTGGGTTTCCCGATGGTGGGGAAAGCTGCCAGCCAGCGCATTGTAGTAATTGGCGGGGGAACCGGCGGGGCAACCGTCGCCAAATACCTGCGTCGCCTCGATAACACATTGGATGTGACCCTGATCGAAAAAAATGCGATTTACACGACTTGTTACATGAGCAATGAGGTGCTGAGCGGCGAGCGTACCTTGGAATCGTTGCAATTCAATTACGATGGCTTGAAAGCTCATGGGGTGAAAATCGTTATTGATGAAGTCACCGGAATTGATTACGCCGGGCAATTGGTGTTAACCAAAGGTGGCAGCTACCCGTATGACCGCTGCGTGGTATCGCCGGGGATTGACTTCCGTTACGATCAAATTGCTGGGTACAGTGAAGCAGCGATTGCAACCATTCCTCATGCGTGGAAAGCCGGGCCGCAAACGCTGGTGTTGCGTGACCAGTTACACGCGATGCCCAATGGCGGCACGGTGGTCATTGCTGCCCCGCCCAACCCCTATCGTTGCCCTCCTGCGCCGTATGAACGCGCCAGCCAGATTGCCTATTACCTGAAACAGCACAAGCCCAATTCCAAGGTGATTATCCTTGACCCGAAACCCAGCTTTACCAAACAAGCCCTGTTTGAACAGGCATGGACTGAACTTTACGGTTACGGCACGGACAATGCCTTGCTCGAATGGTGGTCTGGCGATACTAAAGCCGCTGGCGTGGTGGAAGTGGACGTGGCTTCCAGAACAGCGATCACGGAATTTGGTGAGAGGGTGCAAGCCAGTGTATTGAACCTGATTCCACCGCAAAAAGCAGGCAAGCTGGCCTTTGATACGGATCTGGTTGATGGCACGGGCTGGTGTCCGGTTAATAAGCTGACTTTTGAATCGACCCGTCATGCGAATGTGCATGTGATTGGCGATGCGTGTATGGCCGATTCTTTGCCTAAATCCGGTTTCGCAGCGAATTCCGAAGCCAAAGTTTGCGCGTCTGCCATTCACGCGCTGTTGAATGGGGGGGAACTGGAAAGCCCGTCATTCTCCAACGGTTGTTACAGTCTGGTTGGCAAGGATTACGCGATTTCAGTAGTTGGTGTGTATCGGCTGTCGGATGATGGCAAGTTGGTGGAGAACATTCCGGGCAGTGGTGGCGTGTCTTCCGCCACAGCGACTGCCCAAGACCGTTTGTTTGATGCCAGTTATGCGTATAGCTGGTATAACAATTTTACGCAGGATGTATTCCGCTAA
- a CDS encoding CPXCG motif-containing cysteine-rich protein: MSQAITYADITCPYCHSDFGIEIDITAGSQDYYEDCQVCCNPIQLFIHIDADGEITRIDVQPGNS, encoded by the coding sequence ATGTCGCAGGCTATCACCTATGCCGACATCACCTGCCCTTACTGCCATTCGGATTTTGGCATTGAGATCGACATCACCGCAGGCAGTCAGGATTATTACGAAGATTGCCAAGTATGCTGCAACCCGATTCAGTTATTCATCCACATCGACGCCGACGGTGAAATCACCCGCATCGACGTGCAGCCGGGGAACAGTTAA
- a CDS encoding DUF1552 domain-containing protein gives MNTSAQRRSFLKLVGAAGLGALTLPFARTVLAEGSRPRRAIFVFFPDGMVYEDWHAQGTGTNFTLPGMTKPLDRVREHCIFLNGVDMYGPGSTHEGGITKLLTGGPGGGQYLFGGNQVSLDYYLGQQFKNQTIRPHLNLGIVPIYRDKPITYDLTGIPVMPEMNPMAAFSSLFGAENNNNYVNQRRQNTVGALATELSALRSRLGNHEKTKLDMHLDSLRELEKKLGAATTGGCPAWNFNPTNFKVTRTQIWLQPEYLDGNNVSVVSDLQMDIAVHALACDLTRVVTLVWNNSVNDLVIKEAGVYKTCHHASHEGGADFVKIKAWYTNKLAQLIEHLRNTPDGNGTLLDNTAIFVGSDLAHGAWHNHASMPFILAGGAAGGWVGGRSLKFNNVAHNKILVSIAQFMGLNINKFGTEDTTPGSLPGLMG, from the coding sequence ATGAACACATCAGCACAGCGCCGCTCATTCTTAAAGCTCGTCGGGGCTGCCGGTCTGGGTGCGCTTACCTTGCCATTTGCCCGTACAGTGCTGGCAGAAGGCAGTCGCCCCCGTCGCGCCATCTTTGTGTTTTTCCCGGATGGCATGGTGTACGAAGATTGGCACGCACAGGGAACAGGCACGAACTTTACCCTGCCGGGCATGACCAAACCGCTAGATCGGGTGCGGGAACACTGCATCTTCCTCAACGGTGTGGATATGTACGGGCCTGGCAGCACCCATGAAGGCGGCATCACCAAGTTACTAACAGGTGGTCCCGGTGGTGGGCAATACTTGTTCGGTGGCAATCAGGTCTCGCTGGATTATTATCTGGGGCAACAGTTTAAGAATCAAACCATCCGCCCACACCTCAACTTGGGAATTGTGCCAATTTACCGTGATAAGCCTATTACCTACGACTTAACAGGCATACCTGTGATGCCGGAAATGAACCCGATGGCGGCGTTTTCCTCGCTGTTCGGGGCTGAAAATAACAATAATTATGTGAACCAGCGCCGTCAAAATACAGTGGGGGCACTGGCAACGGAATTGTCAGCCTTGCGTTCCCGTTTAGGAAATCACGAAAAGACCAAGTTGGATATGCACTTGGATTCTTTGCGCGAACTGGAGAAAAAGCTAGGTGCAGCCACCACAGGTGGATGCCCTGCATGGAACTTCAACCCGACCAACTTCAAGGTGACTCGTACCCAAATATGGTTACAACCGGAATACCTTGATGGCAACAACGTGAGTGTGGTGAGCGACCTGCAAATGGATATTGCCGTCCACGCTTTGGCTTGTGATCTTACCCGCGTCGTGACCTTGGTATGGAACAACTCGGTCAATGATTTGGTGATTAAGGAAGCCGGTGTTTACAAGACATGCCACCATGCCTCCCACGAAGGCGGGGCTGATTTCGTCAAGATCAAGGCATGGTACACCAACAAGCTGGCGCAACTGATTGAGCATTTGCGCAACACTCCAGACGGTAACGGTACATTATTGGACAACACCGCGATTTTTGTTGGCAGCGATTTGGCGCATGGAGCATGGCACAACCATGCCAGTATGCCGTTCATTTTGGCGGGCGGTGCAGCGGGCGGTTGGGTTGGTGGGCGCAGTCTGAAATTCAACAATGTGGCGCATAATAAGATTCTGGTTTCCATCGCCCAATTCATGGGCTTGAACATCAACAAGTTCGGGACAGAAGATACCACACCTGGCTCCTTGCCTGGCCTAATGGGATAA